Below is a window of Coregonus clupeaformis isolate EN_2021a unplaced genomic scaffold, ASM2061545v1 scaf0777, whole genome shotgun sequence DNA.
gacacttatctccctcactaactttaagcatcagttgtcagagcaccttacacgatcactgcacctgtacacagcccatctgaaattagcccacccaactacctcatccccatattgttatttattttgctcatttgtaccccagtatctctatttataTCTCTttacacatctatcactccagtgttaatactaaattgtaattattttgcactatagcctatttattgccttacctccataacttactacatttgcacacactgtatatatatatattctattgcatttttgactgtacgttttgtttaccccatatgtaactctgtgttgttgtttttatcgcactgctttgctttatcttggccaggtcgcagttgtaaatgagaacttgttctcaacttgttctctacctggttaaataaaggtgaaatttaaaaaaaataaaaaattcacaatgagtgtatccagatcacCCGATTGATTTAAAACGGGGCTTCAAATCACACGGTTTCCTTCTCGCGACCCACAACAGGCCAAGGAAGCCCCGAGTAGATCTCACGGCAACATTTTCCATTCACGGGTTCTTCAATATTCAAACTTTCCCGTCTGCAAACATTTGAAGTGACCATACCCTTTACAATTTCCACACTGTAATGGTTTGGACACAAGTGCTCTCACCGCATACCTCACATATCCAAGCTTCACATATTCAGGCagactctcctcaaacaataataataatatcgaCAGGCTTTTCTCCTTCCTCCCATGTACCATACGGGTCAGGCGACGTGCACTGACCACCCCTGGGGATTTTCTGACtaaggtaataataataatatgccatttagcagacacttttatccaaagcgacttacagtcatgcgtgcatacattttttttttgtatgggtggtcccggggatcgaacccactaccttggcgttacaagcgccgtgctctaccagctgagctacatcgtTATCCAATGAGACTCCAGCTATAACTCCTTTGGCAGGCGCCCTGCTCCGAAGATCATTACACGTTACTTCTGACGTGGACAATTTAGCCAGATCCAGTGCACGCTTCTTCTGTTCTTCATCGACACGATTGACTAAAAGATGCTTTTACTTcaaatgtaacaacacagtgtcgTTTTAAAGACGtagtaacttagttgtagtcaagatctggttacctataagtacaaacatagttatgttttattacatatttattaacttatttccggatatcttctcaactacccacaatgcactatttctcaacgtcatatggatGTAGTCTGTGCTCCTGAGTTTGTATGCTAGCTCGGTAGCTAGCTCAAACTGGCTAACCTCAGCCACACCTCATGCTCTTCACGGACTGTGGCCGAAGATTTtatataactaacccaagatagaccagagcctgtcgtttccaatgggagcaaattaataattgtgggcagaacaagcaaggaagtgggcagagccaagcacgagctagcgagatcctattggcgcgttctagcatttatttgcatattccCATTatggaacgcctactctgtgaagtgtgcttgggcaataactcaattcgcccttttattttttttttaccgtGGCAAAGGGTAACGTCTACAAAACCTAGACCACTGTGTTTATTATAGATtcaagttttggaaacataaaaactgtattgagattaaatgtttcatcgaggagaaaatgtgcagaatgtctcACTCGATCTCCATCTTCTcccgccactgggcttcctctcatcaccatatttggtagttaGTGGAAACGTCAACCGGATGCTTAACATTTATACATCAGGTGAAATATccggctcattgttctatctgtggtgtggTTGTGTTAATAGGTGGTGGGCAGAAGCTGAAAAGAGTGAAGTTAATCGAGGAGGAGCAGATTTGTTTGTATATGACAGCAAAATATTCTTATGATGACTATAACATTTGTTGGCAccttcaattcttgcacattttctcataaaaagtatactgaacaaaaatataaacgcaacatgcaacaatttcaaagattttactaagttacagttaatataaggaaatcagtcaattgaaataaattaataaggccctaatctatggatttcacatgactagggaggggtgcagctatgggtgggcctgggagggcataggtccacccactggggagtcagACCCAGCCAATGAGAATGAGttttttccacacaaaaggactttattacagacagaaatactcctcagtttcatcagctgttcgggtggctggtctcagacgatcccgcaagtgaacaagccggatgtggatgtcctgggctggtgtggttacacgtggtctgtgggatcggcttatggtagagaaattgacattcaattcttcctcttctttcgctgtaacttcctcctcttccttcactgtaacttcctcctcttccttcactgtaacttcctcctcttccttcactgtaacttcctcctcttccttcactgtAACTTCCATAttttcttctttcacggtaacagcttcaccctctacttgtttttgtattgtaacatcctcctcttcctcctcctctttcactagaccctctttctccgtccagcagacctcctcttctttagcaggaggagagtagcttagtgagctcatggtcggggatgttagctagctagttagcgccTAGTGGTACTTGGCAGATGAGGAGGATGTTAGCTGgctgttagcattagcctagtgttacttagccagataggaggatgttagctagctagttagcattagcctagtgttacttagccagataggaggatgttagctagcttgttagcattagcctagtgttacttagccagataggaggatgttagctagcttgttagcattagcctagtgttacttagccagataggaggatgttagctagcttgttagcattagcctagtgttacttagccagataggaggatgttagctagctgttagcattagcctagtgttacttagccagataggaggatgttagctagcttgttagcattagcctagtgttacttagccagatgggaggatgttagctagcttgttagcattagcctagtgttacttcagataggaggatgttagtaggttgttagcattagcctagtgttacttagccagataggaggatgttagctagcttgttagcattagcctagtgttacttagccagataggaggatgttagctagcttgttagcattagcctagtgttacttagccagataggaggatgttagctagcttgttagcattagcctagtgttacttagccagataggaggatgttagctagcttgttagcattagcctagtgttacttagccagataggaggatgttagctagtTAAGATGAGCTACTAGCCTAGTGGTAGGCTATTCTAGCTATTCAGCCAGCTGATTAGTAACTTACATATGAAATAAATGGGGTAACTATCTATACAACATATATTTTCTTAAACACAGTGACACCGAAATAATCTCAAGAGCTATAATGTTTTGGCTAtgttgtctagcaagctaccaaAGAAAACATAaatcagaacacagcctctctattctctcatgggatttcaggtcctctgactgggaaaatgtctttccacaatgagagcagtggtatgtcttgTCCTCCTGTGTTTTAGTATGTtggtagggcttttctcctgtgtgtgttctctcatgcttTTTCAGGTCCCATGATCTGGTAAAACTCTtttcacactgggaacattggtagggcttttctcctgtgtgtattctttcATGCATTTTCAGGCTCCCTCGATGGGTAAAACTCTtttcacactgggaacattggtagggcttttctcctgtgtgtgtcctctcatgctccTTCAGGCTCCCATACCacctaaaactctttccacagtgggaacagtggtaaggcttctctcctgtgtgtgttctctcatgcccAACCAGGGCCCctaactgagtaaaactctttccacagtgggagcagtggtaaggcttttctcctgtatgtattctcTCGTGCATTTTCAGACTCCCTAAATGAGTAAAACTCTTTTCACAGTGGGAGCACTGATGTCGTCTCTCTGGTTTGggcgtctctgggtctggttcccctgaaggactcttcccgctgtcagagtgagagtctggtctctctcctgccaaagacagacATATCATTTAGCTAAACAgcgacctgaatgaaacctccacatgataAAACCGTCAATAAAAAATTATCTTGAGATGTAGAGCTTCAAATCTAATCTTGCTCTCATGGAatatcatgtttataggctgatcagagctctataataatagataatgtcatgtttataggctgatcagagctctataataatagataatgtcatgtttataggctgatcagagctctataataatagatcatgtcatgtttataggctgatcagagcgctataataatagataatgtcatgttataggctgatcagagctctataataatagatcatgtcatgtttataggctgatcagagctctataataatagataatgtcatgtttataggctgatcagagctctataataatagataatgtcatgtttttaggctgatcagagctctataataatagataatgtcatgtttataggctgatcagagctctataataatagataatgtcatgtttataggctgatcagagctctataataatagataatgtcatgtctataggctgatcagagctctataataatagataatgtcatgtttataggctgatcagagctctataataatagattatgtttataggctgatcagagctctataataatagatcatgtttataggctgatcagagttctataataatagataatgtcatgtttataggctgatcagagctctataataatagataatgtcatgtttataggctgagcagagctctataataatagataatgtcatgtttataggctgatcagagctctataataatagataatgtcatgttttaggctgatcagagctctataataatagataatgtcatgtttataggttgatcagagctctataataatagataatgtcatgttataggctgatcagagctctataataatagataatgtcatgttataggctgatcagagctctataataatagataatgtttataggctgagcagtgctctataataatagataatgtcatgttataggctgataataatacagtgcattcggaaagtattcagaccccttgactttttccacattttgttacagccttattttaaaatgcattttttgatttgtttattctGATAAATCTTAAcccaacatcccataatgacaaagcaaaaacaggttgttagaaggttttgcaaatttattttaaaaaaataaataaaaaaataccttatttacataagtattcagacctttctatgagactcgaaattgagctcaggtgcatcctgcttccattgatcatccttggtcctacaacttgattggagtccacctgtggtaaattccattgatttgacatgatttggaaaggcacacatcctgtctatataagatcccacagttgacagtgcatgtcagagcgaaaaccaagccatgaggtcgaaggaattgtccgtagagctccgagacaggattgtgtcaaggcacagatctggggaaggttaccaaaaaatgtctgcagcattgaaggtccccaagaacacagtggcctccatcattcttaaatggaagaagtttggaaccaccaagattcttcctgagagctggccgcctgggccaaactgagcaattgggggaagaagggccttggtcagggaggtgaccaagaacccgatggtcactctgacagagctcctctgtggagatggggagatccttccagaaggacaaccatctctgcagcattccaccaatcaggcctttgcggtagagtggccagacagaagccactcctcagtaaaggcacatgacagcccgcttggagtttgccaaaaggcaccttaaggactctcagaccatgagaaacaagattgaactctttggcctgaatgccaagtgtcatgtctggaggaaaccaggcaccattcctacggcgaaacttggtggtggcagtatcatgctgtggggatgtttttcagcggcagggactggggagactgtcaggatcgagggaaagatgaacagagcaaagtacagagagatcctttgatgaaaaccttctctagagcgctcaggacctcagactggggaaaaagggttcaccttccagtaggataacgaccctaagcacacagccaagacaacgcaggagtggctttgggacaagtctctgaatgtccttgagtggcccagccagagcccggacttgaacccgatctaatatctctggagagacctgaaaatagctgtgcagcgacactccccatccaacctgacagagcttgagaggatctctgcagagaagaatggagaaactccccaaatacaggtgtgccaagcttgtagcgtcatacccaaagaagactcgagggctgtaatcgctgccaaaggtgcttcaacaaagtactgagtaaagtgtcca
It encodes the following:
- the LOC123485643 gene encoding zinc finger protein 135-like, whose protein sequence is TVKEEEEALRVKREENITVKEEDAVFGAKREGEITVTLKEEEEETEGLINTRERPDSHSDSGKSPSGEPDPETPKPERRHQCSHCEKSFTHLGSLKMHERIHTGEKPYHCSHCGKSFTQLGALVGHERTHTGEKPYHCSHCGKSFRWYGSLKEHERTHTGEKPYQCSQCEKSFTHRGSLKMHERIHTGEKPYQCSQCEKSFTRSWDLKKHERTHTGEKPYQHTKTQEDKTYHCSHCGKTFSQSEDLKSHERIERLCSDLCFLW